Proteins from a genomic interval of Papaver somniferum cultivar HN1 chromosome 4, ASM357369v1, whole genome shotgun sequence:
- the LOC113275519 gene encoding probable calcium-binding protein CML18 — MSSSGKKYSVSLENMEEVEGVFKRFDANGDGKISSTELSDVLKALGSETSPEELKQMMDEIDKDGDGFIDLKEFADFHHGTTDGSNINGANVADGITELKDAFDMYDKDKNGLISATELHMVLKSLGESCTVHDCEKMIGSVDADGDGNVNFEEFKKMMTNSTPKSEES; from the coding sequence atgagtagtAGTGGGAAGAAATATTCAGTATCCTTGGAAAACATGGAAGAAGTTGAAGGTGTATTCAAGAGATTTGATGCAAATGGAGATGGTAAGATATCAAGCACAGAGTTATCAGATGTATTAAAAGCACTTGGATCTGAGACATCCCCAGAAGAATTGAAACAAATGATGGATGAAATTGATAAAGATGGTGATGGATTTATAGATCTGAAAGAGTTTGCTGATTTTCATCATGGTACTACTGATGGATCTAATATTAATGGTGCTAATGTTGCTGATGGGATTACAGAGTTGAAAGATGCTTTTGATATGTATGATAAAGATAAGAATGGTTTGATTTCTGCTACTGAGTTACATATGGTTTTGAAAAGTTTGGGTGAGAGTTGTACTGTTCATGATTGTGAGAAGATGATTGGTTCTGTTGATGCTGATGGTGATGGTAATGTTAATTTTGAAGAGTTTAAGAAGATGATGACTAATTCTACTCCTAAATCTGAAGAatcttag
- the LOC113275518 gene encoding probable calcium-binding protein CML26, protein MTTVQVRYFPSLVKTTLQISLLINITHIRNSKPKNQTRERESCKNKKMSSSKTADEKELLEDIENIFNRFDVNGDGKISLSELSDVYKELGDEMTPEVLKKMMDDIDTDGDGFINLKEFIEYHRNTDGTIVFEDREIRFAFGMYDMDKNGLISPEELQQGLGYSADDCARIISALDTDGDGNINFEEFKKMMQKDIE, encoded by the exons ATGACAACAGTGCAAGTCAGGTATTTCCCCTCCTTAGTTAAAACCACGTTACAAATCTCCCTCCTTATTAATATCACCCATATTAgaaattcaaaacccaaaaatcaaacaagagagagagagagctgtAAGAACAAGAAAATGAGTAGCAGCAAGACAGCAGACGAAAAGGAATTATTAGAAGATATCGAGAATATTTTCAATCGGTTTGATGTAAACGGAGATGGCAAAATTTCATTATCCGAGTTATCAGATGTATATAAAGAGCTTGGAGATGAAATGACACCAGAAGTATTGAAAAAGATGATGGATGATATTGATACAGATGGCGATGGATTTATAAATTTGAAAGAGTTTATTGAATATCACCGTAATACTGATgg gactattgtttttgAAGATAGAGAAATAAGGTTTGCGTTTGGGATGTATGATATGGATAAAAACGGTTTGATATCTCCTGAAGAATTACAACAAGGCTTAGGTTATTCCGCTGATGATTGTGCAAGAATTATTAGTGCTCTTGATACTGATGGTGATGGTAATATTAATTTTGAAGAGTTTAAGAAGATGATGCAAAAAGatattgaatga